From a single Aspergillus puulaauensis MK2 DNA, chromosome 2, nearly complete sequence genomic region:
- a CDS encoding uncharacterized protein (COG:S;~EggNog:ENOG410PGSC) → MSDLEDSSPTFEPNSDAPKITDCMVVGSYNWLNQKPPTILIPDAYDSIYIGAPPAWAPTSSLNKLPSDSGSYFRDQNAARYAAHVFQPALEAILKQEPEFDFSGIDIVACGSTLGNLRRYVSEPTKEFRFVVEAVGSAVFLVRRENSPTQTIPDVFGYGHTFPEANTKWDANVKGSESHQRILQYKFAGLSCLVRYEGDGYLPKLHQSCISHGKSTAATPDDLMASLKEVTVGPATGSHIGQALAVETGGEIVPQSAIFDLKTRTFKKEYQDVLDGELPRLWLAQIPNFVIGFHKYGVFDDVRVEDVREEVRKWEKEQESNLQKLAGLLKMLIAFAQGQRDGRFEVVYRGGSLELREVGGVVNCCIPDEMKRRWTRGGSDETGNDGWKARWKGRVVKEEDEEEEEKDEEEDEDGERESGAWGGDSDSEKDFTACSASSCGYCGHCRY, encoded by the exons ATGAGCGATCTTGAAGACTCATCTCCAACCTTTGAACCTAACAGTGATGCCCCGAAGATCACCGATTGCATGGTCGTAGGATCTTACAACTGGCTCAACCAGAAGCCTCCTACAATTCTCATCCCAG ATGCTTACGATTCAATCTACATAGGCGCCCCTCCAGCATGGGCCCcaacctcgtccttgaaTAAGCTTCCCTCAGACAGCGGCTCATACTTCCGTGATCAGAATGCAGCAAGATACGCCGCGCACGTCTTTCAGCCGGCACTGGAGGCAATCCTCAAGCAAGAACCGGAATTTGATTTCAGTGGCATTGACATCGTTGCCTGTGGCAGCACTTTAGGCAACCTCCGCCGATATGTGTCCGAGCCCACCAAAGAGTTCAGATTCgtggttgaggctgttggATCTGCTGTTTTCCTGGTGCGACGTGAGAACTCACCCACACAGACAATCCCAGACGTGTTTGGGTACGGACACACCTTTCCAGAAGCAAACACCAAGTGGGATGCCAACGTCAAGGGCTCCGAGTCGCATCAGAGAATCCTGCAATACAAGTTTGCAGGCTTATCATGCCTCGTTCGCTATGAGGGTGATGGGTACCTTCCCAAGCTTCATCAGTCATGCATTAGCCATGGCAAGAGCACAGCGGCTACTCCAGACGACTTGATGGCATCCTTGAAGGAAGTAACGGTGGGCCCGGCTACAGGATCCCATATTGGCCAAGCCCTCGCTGTTGAGACTGGCGGAGAAATTGTTCCCCAGTCTGCCATATTCGATTTAAAGACCAGGACATTCAAGAAGGAGTATCAGGATGTCCTCGATGGAGAGCTTCCTAGACTTTGGTTGGCGCAAATACCCAATTTCGTGATCGGCTTCCACAAGTACGGAGTGTTTGACGACGTGCGCGTTGAGGACGTCCGTGAAGAAGTACGGAaatgggagaaggagcaggagaGCAATTTGCAGAAGCTTGCTGGGCTACTAAAGATGTTGATCGCCTTTGCGCAGGGTCAAAGAGACGGTAGATTTGAAGTTGTGTACCGCGGCGGCAGCTTAGAATTGAGGGAAGTTGGGGGAGTGGTCAATTGTTGTATACCGGATGAGATGAAGAGACGGTGGACACGGGGAGGTTCCGATGAGACAGGAAATGATGGATGGAAGGCGAGATGGAAGGGGAGAGTAGtaaaggaagaggacgaggaagaggaagaaaaagatgaagaggaagacgaggatggggAAAGAGAGTCAGGTGCCTGGGGTGGTGACTCGGACTCTGAGAAGGACTTCACGGCctgttctgcttcttcctgtGGCTACTGCGGCCATTGCCGTTATTGA
- a CDS encoding NmrA-like family protein (COG:S;~EggNog:ENOG410PX84;~InterPro:IPR036291,IPR016040;~PFAM:PF13460,PF05368) has protein sequence MAITVGIAGITGKFARLVVKYLCNSPDVQIRGLCRNVSKLPENFRHSPRVTIVQGESSDVEALRTFVRGCDVVICCYLGDNDLMIDGQKLLVDVCDQEGVGRYIASDYCLDFTKLEYGQHPAKDPMKYVKAHLDEKKNVRGVHVLIGAFMETFWSGYFGVWNLDEYKLSFYGNGDETWESTTYDTAAQYVAAVAKDPSAVGLQHFLGDRRTIREIAGGLGAVYGKKPHLERLGSLDDLYSTMQSTFKKDPSNIFAYLAMFYQYYCTNGQTYLKADLDNSKYPEVTPTTFKKFLQSHKLEELSNTYQNAGSDA, from the exons ATGGCAATTACCGTCGGCATTGCAGGGATCACTGGCAAATTCGCTCGTCTCGTCGTGAAGTATCTATGCAATTCGCCTGATGTTCAAATCCGCGGACTGTGTCGCAACGTATCGAAGCTTCCCGAGAATTTTCGTCACTCGCCTCGCGTGACCATTGTCCAAGGTGAATCTAGCGATGTTGAAGCCCTGCGTACTTTCGTTCGCGGGTGCGATGTCGTAATCTGCTGCTATCTGGGTGATAACGATCTTATGATCGATGGTCAGAAACTGCTTGTCGATGTTTGTGACCAGGAGGGTGTTGGCCGCTACATCGCTAGCGACTACTGTCTGGACTTCACGAAGCTGGAATACGGCCAGCACCCCGCGAAGGATCCCATGAAGTACGTCAAGGCACACCTagacgaaaagaagaatgTTCGAGGTGTCCATGTCCTGATCGGGGCTTTTATGGAAACGTTCTGGAGTGGTTACTTCGGCGTCTGGAACCTGGATGAGTACAAACTCTCATTCTATGGGAACGGCGATGAGACCTGGGAATCCACAACCTACGATACCGCTGCCCAGTATGTGGCAGCCGTGGCGAAAGATCCAAGTGCCGTGGGCCTGCAGCACT TCCTCGGTGATCGGAGAACTATCCGAGAGATTGCGGGTGGTTTGGGTGCGGTATATGGCAAGAAGCCTCATCTTGAGCGCTTGGGGTCTCTGGATGACCTCTATAGCACCATGCAGTCAACCTTCAAAAAGGATCCTTCCAACATCTTTGCCTACCTTGCCAT GTTTTATCAGTACTATTGCACCAATGGCCAGACCTACTTGAAGGCGGACTTGGACAACTCCAAATACCCCGAGGTTACTCCAACTACCTTCAAGAAATTTCTACAGTCTCACAAATTGGAAGAACTGAGCAACACGTACCAGAATGCGGGCTCTGATGCTTAG
- a CDS encoding putative proline permease (COG:E;~EggNog:ENOG410QDKX;~InterPro:IPR004841;~PFAM:PF13520,PF00324;~TransMembrane:12 (i36-55o67-91i112-137o143-165i177-194o223-243i264-282o321-340i366-385o392-419i440-460o472-491i);~go_component: GO:0016020 - membrane [Evidence IEA];~go_process: GO:0055085 - transmembrane transport [Evidence IEA]), which produces MDKKSPEDEKPVTTAEGTVGPYGETKRGLTSRHVQLMAIGGSIGTGLFVGIGAYLQDAGPLSIVLGYLLYGFLFIWPCYLCVGEMCAYLPIRGSIFELAARYVDPAFAFAMGWVYFYAGVMLVCVEYAAIATIMQYWTTSVNPAVWITMGMVVCIILNIVAVEWYGESEFIMASTKVLLIIGLVLLTFITMVGGNPNHDAYGFRHWTDGVMYEYYTDGPTGRFLGLFSVMVYAAFSLAGPDLPSLAAGEIQNPRYTIPRVCKMIFWRIVGFYVIGTLAVSIICDSHDPDLISAIENDSGGAAASPWVIGIKRLNIHGLPDLINILILFSGWSCGNAYVYASSRTLYSLAKDGQAPKFLLKCTKAGVPIYCVFTVSLLTCITYLAADTSSVEVFYWFIDLTTCGLVLTYTCMVVVFLFWYRALRAQNIDRHTYLPWVAPLMPYWAILALIVGGSVTLFNGFNVFSPWDTQGFITSYFAIGFFIVMFAFWKVWHKTKFVNPAEADIVSGKAEVDAECRIWEDGGWEERRRAELAEMHWARRWWEKMW; this is translated from the exons ATGGACAAAAAGTCGCCTGAAGATGAAAAGCCCGTCACGACTGCCGAGGGCACGGTAGGCCCGTATGGCGAGACCAAGCGTGGTCTGACTTCCAGGCATGTGCAGCTGATGGCCATTGGAGGCTCGATCGGAACCGGTCTCTTCGTTGGAATCGGGGCCTACCTGCAGGATGCCGGGCCCCTGTCAATCGTCCTGGGGTACCTCCTCTATGGATTCTTGTTCATCTGGCCTTGCTATCTGTGCGTGGGAGAGATGTGCGCATACCTGCCCATCCGAGGCTCTATCTTTGAGCTGGCCGCCCGATACGTCGACCCGGCGTTTGCATTTGCCAT GGGATGGGTGTATTTCTACGCCGGTGTGATGTTAGTTTGTGTTGAATACGCGGCCATTGCAACGATCATGCAGTATTGGACAACCAGCGTCAACCCGGCAGTGTGGATCACCATGGGAATGGTCGTCTGTATCATCCTGAACATCGTCGCCGTGGAATGGTACGGAGAAAGCGAATTCATCATGGCATCCACCAAAGTTCTCTTGATCATCGGGCTCGTGCTGCTTACCTTCATCACCATGGTCGGCGGCAACCCTAACCACGACGCCTACGGCTTCCGCCACTGGACCGACGGCGTGATGTACGAATACTATACTGACGGCCCTACCGGTCGCTTTCTTGGTCTCTTCAGCGTGATGGTCTACGCTGCCTTCTCGTTAGCCGGTCCAGATCTGCCCTCTCTCGCTGCAGGAGAAATCCAGAACCCTCGATACACCATCCCGCGCGTCTGCAAGATGATCTTCTGGCGTATCGTCGGCTTCTACGTAATCGGAACCCTAGCCGTCAGCATCATCTGCGATTCCCACGATCCGGACCTAATCAGCGCCATCGAGAACGACAGCGGtggcgccgccgcctccccATGGGTCATCGGAATCAAGCGCCTCAACATCCACGGCCTCCCCGACCTCATaaacatcctcatcctcttctccggCTGGTCTTGCGGGAACGCATACGTCTACGCCTCCAGCAGAACCCTCTATTCCCTCGCAAAGGACGGCCAGGCCCCCAAGTTCCTCCTCAAGTGCACCAAGGCCGGCGTCCCCATCTACTGcgtcttcaccgtctccctcctcacctgCATCACCTACCTCGCCGCCGATACCTCCTCCGTCGAAGTCTTCTACTGGTTCATCGACTTGACCACCTGCGGCCTCGTGCTCACATACACCTGCatggtcgtcgtcttcctcttctggtACCGCGCCCTCCGCGCCCAGAACATCGACCGGCACACGTACCTCCCCTGGGTCGCACCGCTGATGCCCTACTGGGCCATCCTGGCACTGATAGTCGGCGGCTCAGTGACTCTCTTCAACGGATTCAACGTGTTCTCGCCCTGGGACACGCAAGGGTTCATCACGAGTTACTTTGCGATTGGGTTCTTCATTGTCATGTTTGCGTTCTGGAAGGTCTGGCACAAGACTAAGTTTGTTAATCCCGCCGAGGCGGATATTGTCTCTGGCAAGGCGGAGGTGGATGCTGAGTGTCGCATTTGGGAGGATGGGGGGTGGGAGGAGAGACGGAGGGCTGAGTTGGCGGAGATGCATTGGGCCaggaggtggtgggagaagaTGTGGTAG
- the LAC9_1 gene encoding GAL4-like domain-containing transcription factor (COG:K;~EggNog:ENOG410PIUD;~InterPro:IPR036864,IPR001138;~PFAM:PF00172;~go_function: GO:0000981 - DNA-binding transcription factor activity, RNA polymerase II-specific [Evidence IEA];~go_function: GO:0008270 - zinc ion binding [Evidence IEA];~go_process: GO:0006355 - regulation of transcription, DNA-templated [Evidence IEA]) — MQNNGTRFGRNSHVPACLECRARKAKCSKTQPCAPCARNNRDCVYSSKVNRTPLTREHLTAVESRLQLLESALGRLFPSGELEAITRALLIEELPIDQVPFTALNNQVYVYDPLESRTFFSRVNILHPRHQNSGNGSEPPLD, encoded by the exons ATGCAAAATAATGGAACGAGATTCGGACGTAACTCCCATGTTCCAGCG TGTCTCGAATGTCGAGCTCGTAAAGCTAAG TGTTCAAAAACACAACCGTGTGCACCATGTGCCCGTAATAACCGGGACTGTGTATACTCGTCAAAGGTCAACCGAACCCCTTTGACACGCGA ACACCTCACAGCAGTGGAAAGCCGGCTACAGTTGCTTGAATCGGCACTGGGCAGGCTGTTTCCAAGCGGGGAGTTGGAAGCCATCACGCGTGCCTTGCTCATTGAAGAGCTCCCAATAGATCAAGTTCCGTTCACGGCCCTAAACAATCAGGTCTATGTCTATGATCCACTTGAAAGCagaaccttcttctccagagTCAATATCCTGCATCCAAGACATCAAAACAGCGGAAATGGCTCTGAACCACCTCTCGACTGA
- a CDS encoding C-terminal binding protein (COG:E;~EggNog:ENOG410PMEF;~InterPro:IPR043322,IPR006140,IPR036291,IPR006139, IPR029753;~PFAM:PF00389,PF02826;~go_function: GO:0003714 - transcription corepressor activity [Evidence IEA];~go_function: GO:0016616 - oxidoreductase activity, acting on the CH-OH group of donors, NAD or NADP as acceptor [Evidence IEA];~go_function: GO:0051287 - NAD binding [Evidence IEA];~go_process: GO:0055114 - oxidation-reduction process [Evidence IEA]): MPEKTDPSESPRGKEFVIIQADGLYPDDTIEQEILRANVPGDWKITYLQLDLFPMGVPTPKPWSAVPKDLREKVNGILVLKIGFTAEDLALFPQLKVIVRMGVGYDRLDRVALAERNVTVCNVPDYGTAEIADHAIALALSLRRGILFHHELQREPHVRPWAVIDTPLVARLRDATFGILGLGRIGTAAALRAKAFGWKVIFYDPYVANGFDKAIGVERVRDIKELFRRSSCLSIHCSCTRETRGMVDWDLVGLMPQGSVLVNTGRGEVLNLDAVERGLKEGLLAGAGLDVLPEEPIPEDRVHSLVRAYRRKEEWLLGRLALTCHTAFYCPESFAEIRTKSVETMRDVLIDGGSSNVILPSMS; this comes from the exons ATGCCCGAAAAAACTGATCCAAGTGAATCCCCTAGAGGGAAAGAGTTTGTAATCATCCAAGCGGACGGACTATACCCA GATGACACAATCGAACAAGAAATATTACGTGCGAATGTTCCAGGAGACTGGAAAATCACCTATCTCCAACTCGACCTGTTTCCAATGGGCGTCCCGACGCCAAAGCCATGGTCGGCCGTCCCCAAGGACCTGAGAGAGAAAGTCAACGGCATCCTAGTGCTGAAGATAGGCTTTACCGCAGAAGACCTCGCTCTATTCCCGCAACTGAAAGT TATCGTCAGGATGGGAGTCGGTTATGACCGTCTAGACCGGGTCGCCCTAGCCGAGCGAAACGTTACTGTCTGCAATGTCCCTG ACTACGGCACCGCCGAAATCGCCGATCACGCCATCGCCCTCGCTCTATCGCTCCGTCGCGGgatcctcttccaccacgAACTCCAGCGCGAACCGCACGTCAGACCATGGGCCGTAATCGACACGCCCCTCGTAGCGCGGCTGCGAGATGCGACATTCGGAATCCTCGGTCTCGGACGCATAGGCACAGCGGCTGCGCTCCGCGCCAAGGCATTCGGCTGGAAGGTTATATTCTACGACCCCTACGTTGCGAACGGGTTCGACAAGGCTATTGGGGTCGAGAGAGTGCGGGATATCAAGGAGTTGTTTCGAAGGAGTAGCTGTTTGAGTATCCATTGTTCATGCACGAGAGAAACGCGTGGTATGGTGGACTGGGATTTGGTAGGGCTGATGCCCCAGGGCTCAGTATTGGTGAATACAGGCCGTGGGGAGGTATTGAAtcttgatgctgttgagagGGGGTTGAAGGAGGGGTTGTTGGCTGGGGCCGGCTTGGATGTTTTGCCTGAAGAGCCAATACCTGAGGATAGAGTGCATTCGCTTGTGCGTGCGTAtaggaggaaggaggagtggTTGCTGGGTAGGCTGGCTTTGACCTGCCATACTGCGTTTTATTGCCCCGAGAGTTTTGCAGAGATTCGGACGAAGAGTGTCGAGACCATGAGGGACGTTCTGATTGATGGGGGGAGCAGCAATGTGATCTTACCCAGTATGAGTTAG
- a CDS encoding uncharacterized protein (COG:S;~EggNog:ENOG410PX85;~SECRETED:SignalP(1-17)), which yields MKLSSISLLTAATLAAASPLSLPLSTRQDPSIIWPYRTYRWFIRDGTTIEDPQDQLLVVKDNDPAHESSALVTFQITPDLEGRTCKLILDLWDRDVSTGSQTADVFDSVNPGNRGEYVGRVRLPKPGSAEWISSSDKAPEFPCPAGALIGFEFVGAGDEVAVRWDIGATGPRVQVQ from the coding sequence atgaagctctcttccatctccctcctcacgGCAGCAACTCTAGCAGCCGCAagccccctctccctccccctctccacCCGCCAGGATCCCTCCATCATCTGGCCATACCGCACATACCGCTGGTTCATCCGCGACGGCACCACAATCGAAGACCCGCAAGACCAGCTGCTCGTAGTGAAAGACAACGACCCCGCGCACGAGTCCAGCGCGCTCGTCACCTTCCAAATCACGCCGGATCTCGAAGGCCGCACGTGCAAGCTCATTCTCGACCTGTGGGATCGCGATGTCTCGACTGGGTCGCAGACCGCTGATGTCTTTGACTCGGTGAATCCCGGGAACAGGGGCGAGTATGTTGGGAGAGTGCGCCTGCCCAAGCCCGGTTCTGCGGAgtggatttcttcttccgatAAGGCGCCTGAGTTTCCATGTCCGGCTGGAGCGTTGATTGGGTTTGAGTTTGTGGgggctggggatgaggttgCTGTGAGGTGGGATATTGGGGCTACTGGGCCGAGGGTGCAGGTTCAGTGA
- a CDS encoding putative MFS transporter (COG:E;~EggNog:ENOG410PKA9;~InterPro:IPR020846,IPR011701,IPR036259;~PFAM:PF07690;~TransMembrane:12 (i21-45o57-73i80-97o103-123i144-167o173-194i233-255o270-287i299-318o324-345i357-381o387-406i);~go_function: GO:0022857 - transmembrane transporter activity [Evidence IEA];~go_process: GO:0055085 - transmembrane transport [Evidence IEA]): MEALQTDPVEPPAPPRLALKLISSGFAFFVAGLNDGSLGALIPYIRQQYDIDTNMVSVLYGTTFGGWLFAALTNSYLSQYIDLGVFLVIGAVLQIVAHALRAWIPPFPLFAVAFFIATLGQAYQEPHANNFVTTLKGAHRWLGFIHAMYMGGCLAGPFVATAVATAGNKSQWGLFYSAPLGVGMVNLLLVCLAFRERITFKRPDPATEVSAPGTSRQRDARVEMQKTLASPSVWLLSLYFFFFLGVAITAGGWVVEYLVEERGGALDKMGYVPAGYYGGAFLGRLVLAEPTYRFGERRMIGIYVVLCLALELVFWLVPNIITEAVAISLLGFFSGPFFATGISVASKLFAAEIRSSALAFIFLLGQIGGAVFPAITGVIAAQSGVKVLQPILVGLLGATGVSWLIIPKPRLHHD; encoded by the exons ATGGAAGCACTCCAAACCGATCCCGTCGAGCCACCCGCCCCTCCCCGACTGGCTCTGAAGCTGATCAGCTCGGGCTTCGCATTCTTCGTGGCGGGGCTCAACGACGGCAGTCTGGGGGCTCTGATCCCTTACATCCGGCAGCAATATGACATCGACACCAACATGGTCTCCGTTCT CTATGGAACCACTTTTGGCGGCTGGTTGTTCGCCGCCCTTACGAACAGCTATCTCAGCCAGTACATCGACTTGGGTGTTTTCCTCGTCATTGGAGCGGTCTTGCAGATAGTCGCTCATGCCCTACGTGCCTGGATCCCCCCGTTTCCTTTGTTTGCAGtcgccttcttcattgcGACCTTAGGACAGGCCTACCAGGAACCTCACGCAAATAACTTCGTGACAACCCTGAAAGGTGCCCATCGCTGGCTCGGCTTCATCCACGCTATGTACATGGGGGGCTGCCTAGCTGGCCCCTTTGTTGCAACTGCTGTCGCCACCGCTGGGAATAAATCACAATGGGGTCTCTTCTATTCTGCCCCGTTAGGAGTCGGTATGGTGAATCTCCTCCTAGTATGTCTGGCATTCCGCGAACGAATCACCTTCAAGCGCCCAGATCCTGCCACTGAAGTTTCTGCACCTGGAACCTCACGGCAGAGAGACGCTAGAGTTGAAATGCAGAAGACTTTAGCCAGCCCCAGTGTATGGCTTCTGAGTttgtatttcttcttctttctcggaGTTGCAATCACCGCCGGCG GATGGGTTGTGGAATACCTCGTCGAAGAGCGTGGTGGAGCTCTAGATAAAATGGGTTATGTCCCTGCTGGCTACTACGGCGGTGCGTTCCTCGGCCGTCTGGTTCTTGCCGAGCCCACGTATCGTTTCGGGGAGAGACGCATGATTGGAATATATGTTGTGCTGTGCCTGGCACTTGAATTGGTCTTCTGGCT GGTGCCCAATATCATCACCGAAGCGGTCGCGATCAGTCTTTTGGGATTTTTCTCGGGGCCTTTCTTTGCTACG GGCATTTCCGTAGCGTCGAAACTTTTTGCTGCTGAGATCCGATCATCTGCGCTTG CATTCATATTTCTTCTAGGACAGATCGGAGGAGCGGTGTTCCCTGCCATTACTGGTGTCATAGCTGCACAGTCGGGAGTCAAAGTCCTCCAGCCTATCCTCGTGGGCCTACTAGGAGCTACGGGTGTTTCCTGGCTGATCATTCCAAAGCCACGTCTGCATCATGATTAA